A stretch of Vigna angularis cultivar LongXiaoDou No.4 chromosome 4, ASM1680809v1, whole genome shotgun sequence DNA encodes these proteins:
- the LOC108331399 gene encoding probable phosphoribosylformylglycinamidine synthase, chloroplastic/mitochondrial: MAAVKEFGVSQFVQGTSRQTLFLKKKPHRQRNHMLWGTLWNRNWALGSTRRALHLRCQAQENPRAVVSGSVSSSVEEQPGLVQKPASEVDHLYRVPFMQESAAAELLKEAQVKISSQIVEIQTEQCYNIGLSSHLSTGKFSVLKWLLQETFEPENLGTESFLEKKRMEGLIPIVVEVGPRLSFTTAWSTNAVAICQSCGLTEVTRLERSRRYLLFTTSELQDHQISEFASMVHDRMTECVYSQKLTSFETSVVPEEIRYIPVMEKGRKALEEINLEMGFAFDDHDLEYYTKLFRDNIKRNPTNVELFDIAQSNSEHSRHWFFTGKIFIDGQLMDKTLMQIVKSTLQANPNNSVIGFKDNSSAIRGFPVKQLRPVRPGSSCPLEVAVRELDILFTAETHNFPCAVAPYPGAETGAGGRIRDTHATGRGSFVQAATAGYCVGNLNTSGFYAPWEDPSFTYPSNLAPPLQILIDSSNGASDYGNKFGEPLIQGFCRTFGMRLPSGERREWLKPIMFSAGIGQIDHLHISKGDPDIGMLVVKIGGPAYRIGMGGGAASSMVSGQNDAELDFNAVQRGDAEMAQKLYRLVRACIEMGDKNPIISIHDQGAGGNCNVVKEIIYPKGAEIDVRAIVVGDHTMSVLEIWGAEYQEQDAILVKPESRDLLESICSREKVSMAVIGTISGDGRVVLVDSLATQKSILHGLPPPPPAVDLELEKVLGDMPKKSFKFNRVVYEREPLDIAPGIAVIDSLKRVLSLPSVCSKRFLTTKVDRCVTGLVAQQQTVGPLQIPLADVAVTAQTFNDLTGGACAIGEQPIKGLLDPKAMARLAVGEALTNLVWAQVTSLSDVKASGNWMYAAKLDGEGTDMYDAAIALSEAMIELGIAIDGGKDSLSMAAHAEKEVVKAPGNLVISVYVTCPDITKTVTPDLKLKDEGVLLHIDLSRGKRRLGGSALAQAFDQVGDDCPDLDDVPYLKKVFEGVQDLLTDELISAGHDISDGGLLVCALEMAFAGNCGLSLNMSSQGNSLFQTLYAEELGLVLEVSKKNLALVMDKLNHVGVAAEIIGQVTANPSIEVKVDGETCLSEKTSILRDMWEETSFQLEKFQRLASCVDMEKEGLKHRYEPSWDLTYLPVFTDKNFLLATTKPKVAVIREEGSNGDREMAAAFYAAGFEPWDITMSDLLNGKISLHEFRGIVFVGGFSYADVLDSAKGWSACIKFNEHVLQQFQEFYKRPDTFSLGVCNGCQLMALLGWVPGPQIGGVHGAGGDLSQPRFIHNKSGRFECRFTSVTIKPSPAIMFSGMEGSTLGIWAAHGEGRAYFPDEGVFDRIVHSDLAPVRYCDDAGNPTEAYPFNVNGSPLGVAAICSPDGRHLAMMPHPERCFLMWQFPWYPKHWHVEKNGPSPWLRMFQNAREWCS; this comes from the exons ATGGCGGCTGTCAAGGAATTTGGAGTGTCTCAATTCGTGCAG GGTACTTCTAGGCAAACTTTGTTTTTGAAGAAGAAGCCTCATAGACAGAGAAATCACATGCTATGGGGTACACTTTGGAATAGGAATTGGGCTCTGGGATCAACTCGAAGAGCTTTGCATTTAAGGTGTCAGGCTCAAGAAAATCCCAGAGCTGTGGTTTCTGGGAGTGTGAGCTCTTCTGTGGAAGAACAACCTGGCTTGGTTCAGAAGCCTGCTTCAGAAGTTGATCATTTGTACCGAGTCCCATTTATGCAAGAAAGTGCAGCTGCCGAGCTTCTAAAGGAAGCTCAAGTGAAAATATCTAGTCAGATTGTGGAAATACAAACGGAGCAATGCTATAATATTGGCCTTAGTTCACACCTTTCCACTGGAAAATTTTCAGTTCTTAAATGGCTTCTTCAAGAAACTTTTGAGCCTGAGAATCTTGGAACCGAGAGCTTTCTTGAGAAGAAGAGGATGGAGGGTTTGATTCCAATTGTAGTTGAGGTTGGTCCCAGGTTGTCATTTACCACAGCGTGGTCTACTAATGCTGTAGCAATTTGCCAATCCTGTGGATTGACAGAAGTGACTCGTTTGGAACGGTCAAGGAGGTACTTGTTATTCACCACAAGTGAGCTGCAAGATCATCAAATCAGTGAATTTGCATCTATGGTGCATGATAGGATGACCGAGTGTGTTTATTCTCAGAAGCTAACATCCTTTGAGACCAGTGTTGTTCCTGAGGAGATTCGTTATATACCTGTTATGGAGAAGGGACGAAAGGCATTAGAAGAGATTAATTTGGAGATGGGTTTCGCCTTTGATGACCATGATTTGGAATATTACACCAAACTTTTCAGAGACAACATAAAGCGCAACCCAACCAATGTAGAGTTGTTTGATATTGCTCAATCCAACAGTGAGCATAGTAGACATTGGTTTTTTACCGGAAAGATTTTTATTGATGGGCAGCTTATGGATAAAACTCTAATGCAGATTGTGAAAAGTACTTTGCAGGCAAATCCCAACAATTCAGTTATTGGCTTTAAGGATAACTCAAGTGCAATCAGGGGTTTCCCAGTGAAGCAGCTCCGCCCAGTTCGGCCTGGTTCATCATGTCCACTAGAAGTTGCAGTACGTGAGTTAGATATCTTGTTTACAGCTGAAACACATAATTTTCCGTGTGCAGTGGCACCTTATCCTGGTGCAGAGACAGGTGCAGGAGGTCGCATTAGGGATACACATGCTACAGGAAGAGGGTCCTTTGTTCAGGCAGCTACAGCTGGTTATTGTGTTGGAAATCTCAACACATCAGGTTTTTATGCTCCATGGGAAGATCCCTCCTTTACTTATCCATCAAATTTGGCACCTCCTTTACAGATTCTTATAGATTCTAGTAATGGTGCATCTGACTATGGCAACAAATTTGGAGAGCCATTGATTCAGGGTTTCTGTAGAACTTTTGGAATGAGACTTCCTAGTGGGGAAAGGCGAGAATGGTTGAAGCCAATCATGTTTAGTGCAGGCATTGGACAGATAGACCACCTTCATATATCAAAGGGAGATCCTGACATTGGGATGCTGGTTGTCAAGATTGGAGGCCCAGCTTATCGCATTGGCATGGGAGGTGGAGCAGCCTCAAGCATGGTCAGTGGGCAGAATGATGCAGAGCTTGATTTCAATGCTGTGCAACGTGGGGATGCTGAGATGGCTCAAAAACTATATCGTCTTGTTCGTGCATGTATTGAGATGGGGGATAAAAATCCAATTATTAGCATTCATGATCAAGGTGCTGGTGGTAACTGCAATGTTGTGAAGGAAATTATATATCCAAAGGGTGCTGAGATAGATGTCCGAGCAATTGTGGTTGGTGATCATACGATGTCTGTTCTAGAAATTTGGGGAGCAGAGTATCAGGAGCAAGATGCAATCTTGGTGAAGCCTGAAAGTCGTGATCTCTTGGAATCAATCTGTAGCAGGGAAAAAGTTTCAATGGCAGTTATTGGAACTATCAGCGGTGATGGACGTGTTGTGTTGGTTGATAGCTTGGCAACTCAGAAGAGTATTTTGCATggacttcctccacctcctcctgCAGTTGATCTTGAACTGGAGAAAGTCCTTGGTGACATGCccaaaaaatcttttaaatttaatcggGTCGTCTATGAGCGAGAGCCACTTGATATTGCACCTGGGATTGCAGTGATAGATTCTCTAAAGAGGGTACTGAGTTTACCATCCGTCTGTTCGAAACGCTTCTTAACTACAAAAGTTGATAGGTGTGTCACTGGTCTGGTGGCACAACAACAAACCGTTGGCCCTTTGCAGATCCCCCTTGCTGATGTTGCTGTTACAGCTCAAACTTTTAATGATTTGACTGGAGGTGCTTGTGCCATTGGAGAACAACCAATCAAAGGCCTGTTAGATCCCAAAGCAATGGCTCGGTTGGCGGTTGGAGAAGCATTAACAAATCTTGTATGGGCACAGGTCACTTCCCTTTCTGATGTCAAGGCTAGTGGTAACTGGATGTATGCTGCCAAGCTTGATGGGGAAGGAACTGACATGTATGATGCTGCCATAGCTTTATCTGAAGCAATGATTGAACTTGGCATTGCTATCGATGGAGGGAAAGACAGCCTTTCTATGGCAGCCCATGCTGAAAAAGAAGTTGTCAAGGCTCCCGGAAATCTTGTCATCAGTGTTTATGTTACTTGTCCTGATATAACAAAAACAGTAACACCAGATTTAAAACTCAAGGATGAAGGTGTTTTGCTTCATATTGATTTGTCAAGAGGTAAGAGGCGGTTAGGAGGATCTGCTCTTGCCCAAGCATTTGACCAAGTTGGGGATGACTGTCCTGATCTTGATGATGTTCCTTATCTTAAAAAGGTATTTGAAGGTGTTCAAGATCTTCTTACTGATGAACTGATTTCTGCTGGTCATGATATTAGTGATGGTGGGCTTCTTGTCTGTGCATTAGAGATGGCATTTGCTGGTAATTGTGGACTTAGTTTGAACATGTCATCTCAAGGTAACAGTCTCTTCCAAACACTCTATGCTGAAGAGCTTGGTTTAGTTCTTGAAGTAAGCAAGAAAAATCTGGCTTTGGTAATGGATAAATTAAACCATGTGGGAGTTGCAGCTGAAATCATTGGTCAAGTAACAGCCAATCCATCTATAGAAGTCAAGGTTGATGGCGAGACTTGTTTATCTGAAAAAACTAGTATCCTTAGGGACATGTGGGAGGAGACCAGTTTTCAACTTGAAAAGTTTCAAAGACTAGCATCTTGTGTGGATATGGAGAAAGAAGGACTGAAACATCGGTATGAGCCCTCATGGGATCTGACCTATCTTCCTGTTTTCACTGACAAAAACTTTTTGCTTGCAACTACAAAACCTAAAGTGGCTGTGATTAGAGAAGAAGGGAGCAACGGAGATAGAGAAATGGCTGCAGCGTTTTATGCTGCTGGTTTTGAGCCATGGGATATTACTATGTCAGACCTTCTCAATGGAAAGATTTCTTTGCATGAGTTCCGTGGAATTGTGTTTGTTGGTGGATTTAGCTATGCTGACGTGCTTGACTCCGCAAAAGGTTGGTCTGCTTGCATAAAATTTAATGAACACGTTTTGCAACAATTTCAGGAGTTTTACAAACGTCCAGACACTTTCAGTCTTGGTGTATGCAATGGGTGTCAGCTAATGGCTTTGTTAGGGTGGGTACCTGGTCCTCAAATTGGAGGTGTGCATGGTGCTGGTGGTGACCTATCTCAACCAAGGTTTATTCATAACAAGTCAGGGAGGTTTGAATGCCGCTTTACAAGCGTGACCATAAAGCCCTCACCGGCTATAATGTTCAGTGGCATGGAGGGTAGCACATTGGGTATATGGGCTGCTCATGGTGAGGGAAGAGCTTATTTTCCAGATGAAGGTGTGTTTGACAGAATAGTTCACTCTGACCTAGCTCCTGTAAGATATTGTGATGATGCTGGGAATCCGACAGAGGCATACCCTTTCAATGTGAATGGCTCTCCCTTAGGGGTAGCAGCTATTTGTTCCCCAGATGGGAGGCATCTTGCCATGATGCCTCATCCAGAGCGTTGCTTCTTAATGTGGCAGTTCCCATGGTACCCAAAGCACTGGCACGTGGAGAAGAATGGGCCTAGTCCTTGGTTGCGCATGTTCCAGAATGCAAGAGAGTGGTGTTCTTGA
- the LOC108332024 gene encoding chromatin remodeling protein SHL gives MAKPKAPRRTLESYSVKHISKTIRAADCVLMRPSDPAKPSYVARIERIEADARGANVKIHVRWYYRPEESIGGRRQFHGSKEVFLSDHFDVQSTDTIEGKCTVHSFKSYTKLDAVGNDDFFCRFEYNSSTGAFNPDRVAVYCKCEMPYNPDDLMVQCEGCSDWFHPACIDMTVEEAKRLDHFFCESCSAEGQKKLQNSHSASRLSDTKVDTKRRRRQ, from the exons ATGGCTAAGCCGAAGGCTCCAAGACGAACCCTAGAGTCATACTCAGTCAAACACATAAGCAAAACCATTAGAG CTGCTGATTGCGTGCTCATGCGACCGTCGGATCCGGCTAAACCCTCATATGTGGCCAGGATCGAAAGGATCGAGGCGGATGCGCGTGGCGCAAATGTGAAAATTCATGTTCGCTGGTACTACAGGCCAGAGGAGTCAATTGGGGGTCGCCGTCAGTTTCATGGCTCAAAGGAGGTTTTTCTCTCTGATCACTTTGATGTTCAGAGCACCGACACAATCGAAGGCAAGTGTACCGTCCACAGCTTCAAGAGCTACACAAAACTGGATGCGGTTGGTAACGATGATTTCTTCTGTCGGTTTGAGTACAATTCCTCCACAGGTGCCTTCAATCCTGATAGAGTTGCAGT GTATTGTAAATGTGAGATGCCTTACAATCCTGATGACCTAATGGTCCAATGTGAGGGCTGCAGTGACTg gtTCCATCCTGCTTGCATAGACATGACTGTTGAAGAAGCCAAAAGACTTGACCACTTCTTTTGTGAAAGCTGCTCTGCCGAAGGTCAAAAAAAGTTGCAGAACTCTCATTCCGCTTCTAGACTCTCGGATACAAAG GTGGACACTAAACGCCGTCGTAGGCAATAG
- the LOC108330668 gene encoding 40S ribosomal protein S10-1 yields MIIPEKNRKEICKYLFQEGVCYAKKDFNLAKHPEIDVPNLQVIKLMQSFKSREYVRETFAWMHYYWFLTNDGIEFLRTYLNLPSEIVPATLKKQAKPPGRPFGGPSGDRPRGPPRFEGERRFGGDRDGYRGGPRGPGGDFGGDKGGAPADYRPSFGGSGGRPGFGRGSGGFGAPTSSNIP; encoded by the exons ATG ATCATTCCGGAGAAGAACCGTAAGGAGATCTGCAAATACCTCTTCCAAG AGGGAGTTTGCTATGCGAAGAAGGACTTCAATTTGGCGAAGCACCCTGAGATTGATGTGCCTAATTTGCAGGTGATTAAGCTGATGCAAAGCTTCAAGTCCCGCGAGTACGTGAGGGAGACCTTTGCTTGGATGCATTATTACTGGTTCCTCACCAATGATGGCATCGAGTTTCTCAGAACTTACCTTAACCTTCCTTCCGAAATTGTCCCTGCCACTTTGAAGAAACAGGCCAAGCCACCTGGCAGACCCTTTGGTGGCCCATCCGGTGATCGCCCTAG GGGTCCACCTCGCTTTGAAGGCGAGCGGAGGTTTGGTGGTGATCGTGACGGATATCGTGGAGGTCCCCGGGGACCTGGTGGAGACTTTGGAGGAGATAAAGGAGGAGCTCCTGCTGACTACAGGCCCTCTTTTGGG GGATCTGGAGGAAGGCCTGGCTTTGGTCGTGGATCTGGTGGTTTTGGGGCGCCAACCAGCTCAAATATTCCTTAA
- the LOC108330642 gene encoding dehydrin ERD14 — translation MADESQNKYESPQSSEVEVQDRGVFDFLGKKKEEEKHQEEVIVTEFEKVTVSEEKKEEEEGEKKHSLLEKLHRSDSSSSSSSEEEGEDGEKKKKKKKEKKKIEEDTSVPVEKVEVVETEEKKGFLDKIKEKLPGHKKTEEVASPPPPPPPAATSSEHGEGGHHEGEGKEKKGILEKIKEKLPGYHSKTEEEKEKESGGH, via the exons ATGGCAGACGAAAGCCAGAACAAGTACGAGTCCCCTCAGAGCAGTGAGGTGGAGGTCCAGGATCGTGGAGTTTTTGACTTTCTCGgtaagaaaaaggaagaagagaagcaTCAGGAAGAGGTGATCGTCACCGAGTTTGAAAAGGTCACAGTGTCagaggagaagaaggaagaagaagaaggagagaagaagCACAGCCTCTTAGAAAAGCTTCACCGATCTGACAGCAGCTCCAGCTCT TCAAGTGAGGAGGAAGGAGAAgatggagagaaaaagaagaagaagaagaaggaaaagaagaaaatcgaGGAGGACACAAGTGTTCCAGTTGAGAAAGTCGAGGTTGTTGAAACTGAGGAAAAGAAGGGATTCCTGGACAAGATTAAGGAGAAGCTACCAGGGCACAAGAAGACCGAGGAGGTTGCttctcctccaccaccaccaccacctgcGGCGACCTCATCGGAACACGGTGAGGGTGGTCATCATGAAGGAGAaggaaaggagaagaaaggtATATTGGAGAAGATAAAGGAGAAGCTTCCTGGTTACCACTCGAAGACAgaggaggagaaagaaaaggagagtggTGGTCACTGA
- the LOC108330539 gene encoding BEL1-like homeodomain protein 6 yields MATYNPCSSNQRGAVPMLCLREPLHNSYPETPILPSNMTLLYMNSGSYSEALPGNSQQQSNCFVVPSPSVGASNSTAEQQEILANIGGYQIGVHDFSAWREGRSEMLVRQSIDGHNLQGQGLSLSLGTHMPSGIQLPSVHDRNHCSNLDSFLGANPSLSANEIYQNGSSRHSENFPPVLPEASHDLNKADFSFPGISSVGRTVPTSKYLKAVQQLLDEVVDIRQAIKRPETRSHGTHENSPKNSKEGGELLENERPSATGVPNSQVSASNSSCELSHAEKQDLHKKLAKLRSMLDEHDSRVHDFSSGLSTLKYEKEICQRDISANSGSTSSSSVLQWGVKEGI; encoded by the exons ATGGCAACTTACAACCCATGTTCAAGTAATCAAAGGGGTGCCGTGCCTATGCTGTGTCTTAGGGAGCCTTTGCATAATTCGTATCCCGAGACACCAATTTTGCCAAGCAATATGACATTGTTGTATATGAACTCTGGTTCATATTCTGAAGCATTACCTGGAAATTCTCAGCAGCAAAGCAATTGCTTTGTGGTTCCATCACCGTCAGTGGGTGCTTCAAATTCCACAGCTGAGCAGCAAGAAATATTGGCTAATATTGGTGGATACCAAATTGGGGTTCATGATTTCAGTGCATGGAGGGAGGGTAGAAGTGAGATGTTAGTCAGACAATCTATAGATGGACATAACTTGCAGGGCCAGGGATTATCTTTAAGCCTTGGAACCCACATGCCCTCCGGAATTCAACTGCCTTCTGTCCATGATAGGAATCATTGCTCAAATCTTGATTCGTTTTTGGGTGCAAATCCATCACTTTCAGCCAACGAGATCTACCAAAATGGCTCCTCTAGACATTCTGAAAATTTTCCTCCTGTGTTACCTGAAGCTAGTCATGATTTGAACAAAGCAGATTTTTCATTTCCTGGAATTTCCAGTGTTGGAAGAACGGTTCCTACCTCCAAATATCTCAAGGCAGTGCAACAACTGCTTGATGAAGTTGTTGATATCCGACAAGCTATTAAAAGACCTGAAACGAGAAGTCACGGAACACATGAGAACTCTCCGAAGAATTCCAAGGAGGGTGGTGAGCTCCTAGAAAATGAACGGCCTTCTGCAACTGGTGTGCCAAATTCTCAAGTCTCAGCCAGCAACTCTTCTTGTGAGCTTTCACATGCTGAAAAACAAGATCTGCACAAGAAGTTAGCAAAGCTTCGGTCAATGTTGGATGAG CACGATAGTCGTGTTCATGATTTCAGCAGTGGTTTAAGCACCTTAAAGTATGAAAAGGAAATATGTCAACGTGATATAAGTGCAAATTCTGGATCTACTTCCAGCTCTAGCGTGCTGCAATGGGGTGTGAAAGAAGGAATTTAA